One uncultured Fibrobacter sp. genomic window, TCTGCTTGATTGTGGCGATTATTCTTTTAATGATGTCGACAAAGAAATGGAATATGTTTTTGTCCTTGTTTGTTCTAACAGTTTTTTGCGTTTTATCGGCGGGATTTCAAGAATATATGAAGACTATGTTGCAAGGTGGTTCTTCATTAGGACTGATTGAATATGTCGACTTGTATAAAAGTACGGATAATTTACTTTTATTGCAATTTATGTGGCTCTGGTGTATAATCGTTTATTGCGCACGAAGAATTGCGGCGTCGAAAAAGTATTTTAATTTTAATACTTTTTGTATAACTGTACTTTTGCTCTATTGCTTGATGCCACAATTTCAGCTACTGCCAATGGCGTTAATGGGCTGTTATTTATATTTCAACAAAAGAATCAAGCTTTTTTTGTTGATTGCAATTTTGATAATTTGCTTTTGGGATGGATTTTTCAATTCGGAATTACGTGAAACTCAGATTACATTTGGTTTCCCTTCGCAAATTAAGAATTCTGCGGTTTACCTCGTTCCGATTTTAATTTTCTATACATTGTATTTCTTAAAATTGCCTAAAGTTGTTCTAGGGGTGGCAGGGATATCTTGCATTATCGGCCTGTCAATACCAGCTATTGAGAGCTATGATAAAAGAAGTGAATCTCTAAGAAAGTCTGATTCGTATTTAGAAAACTTTAGGCATACAACAATTTTTCCTCAAATTTCCAATAGGGGCAGAATGTTTTATTATGTGCAAGGTGATTATGTTGACGAATCTCGCACACAATTTTTAACGGGAAGCTACTTTAGCGAAACAACGCCTATTGGAGAAGCTCTTTTTCAAAAACAATTTGAAGAAGAACGTAAACGGCTTAATTATCTCTTTTTTAAAAAGCAACGTGGTTTTATTGCGAAGAGAGGCGACTGGAAAACATTTGTTAAAGAATCACTTTCAAATAGAGATACACTGCTGGACCGTGTAACCTTTCTCTGTTCAATCAAAGAAATTTCGCATCTTGTTTCTAATTTGCAATTTAAAGAATTACCTAAAGAAGATACTTATAAAATGAGTGAGTCTGAAACAATTAACTTGTACGGGTGCCCAAGGATAAAATGAGTTCAGACTTCTGTCTGAACAATTTTACCATTTTTTAATTCAGAATCCAGCAAATCGTAATTATAGGCGGAACTTTCTGAGCAAAGGCCTGTTGCTGGATTCTGTAGTTGTTCAAACATTTTCGAGTTGTATATAAGTCCTAGAGCGTTTTGCAAAGAAAGATTGCGATCTTCCATCAGCCACTTGGCCATATCACAGACAATGCCCTCTACCAGGAATTTTTGCTTTGCTGTCATATATTCCCCTTTTTCTGCAGGAATGCAATGGCTCTTTCTGTGCGGAAGGCATATTGATTATTTAATTTCCTCGATTTTAAGCCTTGAACCAATTCATCTATTTTTATGACGCCTAAATCAAAAGTTCTGAACAATGTTGCAATGTCGTCATTTGCTACAGGACCGACAATCAGGTCGTATTGGTCGGCCGGATGACTAATCGTTCGACTTCGGTTTGCCATTACAAATTCGGCCCATTCCTGGTTTGGTTCCGGGAACACCTTGACTTTTAAGGACGATAAATCATTGTCATCAAAAATGAACTCATTTACAACTGGATTTCCTCCGAATCTTTCCGCAACCTTGCGGGCCATTTCGCGAGCTTGCGTCAAAATTGTTGTCAGGTAAAAAGATTGGCCGAAATCCTTGTAAGGCTTGCACATGGCAAGGTCAATGTTTTTAATGTCGCAATTGGAACCATGAAACAAATTCATTGGATCTGCCCTCCGTTCCTTTGACATATGGCTGTCAAATCTTCGACTGTATCATCGAAAGAAAGCAAATGCTCCGCACCATAGTGAGCCTGCAAAAAGTCGATGCCCTTAAACAGGCTCAGATAGTTGAACGCCTGCTTTACAGAAAGCGCCTTTGCCTTCGCAAATTCGCTAATTGCTGCAACAGTCCATGAGATTTGCTTGTCCATGTCAAGAAATATAACAAAAAGATGTCTGTTCAAGGTTGTCGTCTGGCGAACCGACGACAAACCGACGATAAAAGGCCCTGCAGACATAAAAACCGACGATAAACGATGTTGAACGCCAAATTGTTGGATTCATCAAGAGTAACGGCACTGTTTCGACCAAGGAAACCGCCAAATACATCGGATTAAGCATAACGCAAACAAAGGAATACCTTTACCGCCTTGTGAAAGCGAATCTGGTGGAATCTTTTGGCGGCAATAGAAATAAAACCTACCGTTTGAAGTAAGCCGCGACTCCGTGCAACCTACGTGAAGCATTCTCAAAAGGGCTCCGCATTTTGCAGAGCCTTTTGTCATATTCGCTTTACCCTAATCTTTTAAATTTCTTCATTTCCTTGTCGAGGAACGGGTCGACGAATTTTGCGTAGATCAGAGTCGTCTCTACGGTTCGGTGGCCGAGCAGCTTACTTGTCGCAGGCAGAGAAATACCGAGCGTGATACATGTCGTTGCGAAGGTGTGTCTTGCCAAATGGCAATGAATGTGCTTGTGGTAGCCGAGTTTTTTCGCGGCACTGCGTAGAGTTCTATTAAAATGCGAATTTTCGACAACGCGAAATACTCGACCGGCTTCCATTTTTTCGGGCAACAAGAGCCTCGCCTGGAGCGGAATAGGAATATAGACAGGATCTCCGGTTTTGTGCATCTGTTTACGAATTTTCCAATCGAAAATCTCGGAGGCGTCGAGCGAACGTAAATCACCGTAACGCAATCCGGTAAAACAGCTAAACAAGAATACACGCATTACATCCTGTTCCGTCTCCGTAAGAAAGCGCCTTCTGTCCTGAAAATTCAGATAAAGTTTCTTTAGCTCATTGGTAGTAAGAAAACCCCGTTGCGTATATGCGCGCCCGACACGTAGCTTCTCGAATGGATTTTCGCTAATCAATCCGTCGGCAAGCATTTTCTGTGTGAAATTTCTAAGAACAGAAAGGGCCTTGATTACAGTATTTGGCTTGTTCCCGAGCTCCTGCAGATGTTGCCTAAAGTCACGAATCAGTTGCGCATTAATTTCGGAACAGTCCAGATCGGGCCTAAAATACTGTATTTTTTTGAGATTCCAATAATAAGTTCGTGCAGTCAGTGGCGCAAGATTCTCTTTGTCCTGTTCAAGATACCTTTGCGCTTCGTCAAAAAATAGCATACAGCCTCCATATAAAACAATTACCCTCTTGCAAACATTACAAGAGGGCGCTAATTTATAAAGATTTTGTTTGAGTGGGTTAATCTAAATTGCTCAGATGGAAATTTAAAATTCCCACTTTGCATCAAATCCGAGTATCCGATTGCACTGAACATTCTTTATCATATTCATCTGTGCAAGCCGTTTTTCGGTGAATTTTTCGTCGCAAGGGATTGCTAACGTAGTCTCGCGAATTTCTTCCACGCATTTCTTGATTTCGGGCGTGAGAATTGCACGGGCGGGGGCGACATAGTCGCTGCCGATTACGGGACCTCGTTTGGAAAGGTAATTGTCAAAGTCTGGTTTTGATCCATCTGCGCGCACCCCAAAATCGAAGCCGTCTTCGGCGAGAGGGACAAACGCCATATTGAAGTCAAAACACGGATTCAACGCGATGCGCTCAAAAGTTTCGTTGTTTACTAGGAAACCGAAATTTCCGAAGTGCCTATCAGAATTCAACGTAATGCAATCCGCCACGACCATTCGGCGGAATTCGTCTTCGCAATTAAAATCGCGGTAAATTTCAAGCAATTTAGGAAGCGTCAACCGTTCTTTGTAAAACAGCGCTATCGGTCGATAACCAAATTCTTGGCTTGTGAAAATTTTGCAATCGGATACAATTCGACCATCATATCTTTTTAAAACGTATTTTACTGAACTGCAAATTTTTTCAAAAACCTGACTTGCAAGAACTTCGCCATACGGTTCAAGTCCGGCATTTCTTGCTCCCGAGCTACCTGTTTTTATAAGATGGATTCCGTCTTTCTCGTTCAACCAACATTTGTCGTAAGTTCCATCGGTTGTGAGCTCAGGAGACGTTGTCGACATCTGTATTCCAAACAATCCGTTTCCATCAAATGACAGCCTCGAAATTACTTCGTCAAAGCGATTCTCATATAGATTGAGATCTTTCCAAGACGCATTTTCGCGTTCGCTTTTCACCCAAAGAGTGTCAGTCAAGGAGAGACAATGCGTAAGAGCTATAAAACCGCTTTTTGTTTTACCACCACATAATTCCAATATTTTATTCACGTGGCTGCGGTGTTTGGCCGCACTTCGATCCGCCACCCACGAATCAATATTTTCGCACCAGAATGGCAGGGGGGCATATATTTTCACGATTTTGCAAAATTCAAGTTCACCTTCACCTTCGATGATGAAGTCGCAAAGGGGCGTTTCCCTATTTATAAGGGTGTAGATTAAATTTTGCATATCCGTATATGATATAGAATATTTCGAAAAAGGTGTCAATGATGCTCATTTTTCGCAGTGCTAATTTTTTGCATAAGTCTTCAAAAAACATAATGACGGAAAATATATGATTTCATATAGTTTCTGTCGTTATATACATAATCGTAGTCTTTTCTCCAGATTTTCATAAACCTTTCCATTTCGATAATAAGCAAAGCGGCACATTTTTCGCCACATCCTACGTGAAGTTGCAGGACGCATATGCGTCTGAATCCAACAAAGTTGGAACTTGGACGCTGATTGGCTATGTTGCTCCGGGTGCCGCATCCGCAGGTGCAACGGGAACGACAACAAACTTCACATATACCGGATCTATAGCATCTGAGACTGCTATTGGTGAATTCCAAGGCGGTAACGGCTGGACAGCATCAAATAATACAGCTTTGAACGAATGCGCAATCGGCGCGGGTAACTGGAACATCGCTGTAGCCGCCAACACTAACGGCAATAGTCTTTCTTATACAGCTTCTACGGCATGTCCTCAACTTACTCCGTCTTTCGATAAGATCGGTCAGTAATTTAGGTGTAGCCTAAAGTTTAAAAGGCAGAGCTTTACGCTCTGCCTTTTTCGTCGTATAGCAATCAAGCAACTGATATTGCGATGAATGAGTAAAGTAAAGAAACCACCCGTAATGGTGGTTTTCTTCATGCAAAAGGGCTCCGCATTTGCGGAGCCCTTTTGAATATTGTTAAGCAAGCTTGCTTATTAGTCACCGGAGGCAGCAGCCTTGGTACCGATTTGAGCAAAAGACGGCGTCAGCGGAGTGCAGTTCGTCGCGTCACTCATAACGTTGGCGTAAGTCACACCATCAGTTTTTCCGGTGACATTGAGCGTCCAGGTTTCACTGGCTTTGCAGTCGTTCAATGCGACTCTTGCAGTTGCAATCCAGCCGCCCGCCATTGCTGCGCCAGCCTCGGTTAAAGCGACGGTTGCATCGGCGGCAGGTGTGGAAGTGTAGCTGAAATTAGTCGTTTCATATTGGTTGCCACTCTTCTTTGTACCTGGAGCAGTGTAACCAATCAAAGTCCATCCTCCAAGCTGGTTGGATTCAGATGCGTAAGCATCCTGCAACTTCACGTAGGATGTGGTGAAATTGTGGGGATAGAAAAGCTCTTGCTAATGTAGTTTGTGCCGAAGAATCTTGCGTGATATTAATTACGCTAAAGATCATTTACGCTGAGTGTGACTCGAAGCCTTTTTCTTTGCGGTACATTTCTTCGATGTACGAAGGGCCGTCGCACCAGTATTTCAGAGATTCGTCGTAAAGTTTGCGTCCCGTTTGCGATATGAGAAAATCCGCCAGAACTAATGACGAATCCAGTCGTTCCTTTTTAGCAACGGATTCAACAACCAAGGTTGCGATCTGTTCAATAGCTGCCTGAACCTGTTCTCTTTTTACATCCATACGCGAGTGCTTTTTAAGAATTTCAATTGTGCAAGCGCTTTTGTTGTCCTGAAACAATACTGATCTTTCAAACGCTCCGGAAGGAGCAGACCAATGCAAAAGTCGTCTGCCGTTTTTGTTCCCATGACGCCGTATGCCCCAGTCATGTAGTTTGTCAAAGTGATGTTGGTCGCGTCATTTGCAATTTTTCCACCAATGATATCGTATTGACGGTATGTCTCGATTAGGTCTGGAAAAGCTCCAAACATCCGGTGTGCCACAATGCAGTGTAACCAATTTGTATCGGATGTCGGAAACAGATGTACCATCAATTCCCGCGGAGTGTACTCGAAATGCGAGACTATGCCGTAATTTTGAGTGTGGGCAATAGTCCCGTTGGCAATGGACTTTCGTACCGTGATTTTAGCAAAAGCCTCCGCCTGGGCAAAGTCCGTTGTCAAATAAAAACCTTTACCGAAATCTTTGTAGCGGGCGCACCGCTCCAGGTCAGGGGTGGTGACCTCACAGAAGCTGCCGTGATACAAAACGACAGGTTCATGCAGACTGAACATTTGGGACTCCTCTAGCCGCAAGATATTGTTTTATGTCTTCGAGTACGGCAAAATCACCTTCAATATGGAATAACTCCCACATGTCCCTTATGTAGCGGAATACGCCAAAGCGATCAAATACCTTGGCCATTTCGGGAATGGGAATATGCTCTTGCTCGGCCGCAAGCCGCACTAGCCGAGCCTGCATGTATGTTATTTGCATATTTTCGTTCATACCCTCTAAAATAAATAATGTGCCGTAAAAAGTCAATAGGGTAAGTCCCTTAGCTTCAATGAATCACTCCTAACACCATCACTCAGAAAACTCAAAAACCTTCAGAAATAAACAGAACCAAATCAACCTACAGCTGAGCCAGGTTCATCAAATCATCAACCTGTTTCTTGTTTGCAAGGTCTTGCTTAAATTTGTCGGATTCGTAGATTTTCCTTATGAGTGAGACTTTAATGGTGCTTGATTCAAATGACTTGACCGCGTCAGTTGTTTTACCGTGAATTCTGTATGCGCAAAATACTATGTCGCATTTCATTGAAATGGCTGTTTGAAGATTCGCTTTTATCGCATCTGCGTAATCTCCCAAACTGTAAATTCCAACGGTCAACGACCCATTGATTTCCAAAACAACAAAAATGTCCTTGGAACATCCAATATCCCTTTTTTCGTGCAATATTTTTACGCTTTCGGTATATTTGTTGCAAATAACTTGTTCTAGTAATCTCAATGTCGGCGTCTTGCCAGAGTGCTGTCGCCCTTTAAGTGCAATAATAGTTGTCATGAAGCACTCCTCCTATAGACAAAAATCCCCGCCTTGTTTGGGCGGGGATGGAAGATGATGTTTTTAGTTAGATCCCGTGGATTTGGTTCCAGTGATTAACTTGTCAAAATTAGCGGTGAGGGGTTCACACAGTTTTGTGCCCGTATTGCTAACGGTGCCGTCATACAGAATCGTGCCACCTGTGGTCGAGTTCGGTTTAGTGGAGAGCGCCCAGTTGTCGCCCGCGGCGCAGTCGTTCAAGGTCGACTTGTTATGAGCAGTCCAGTAGGCTCCAGTAAAAGCGTCCGTAGTTATATCTGTTGCACTACCGTATCCGTCAGTGTTGTCATTATCTTCGCAAGTCGCTTTTCCGCAGTAAATGAAGTTGTTCGAATTATTCATCAAATAACCGATTTGCTTCCAGCTACCGACGG contains:
- a CDS encoding DUF3791 domain-containing protein encodes the protein MDKQISWTVAAISEFAKAKALSVKQAFNYLSLFKGIDFLQAHYGAEHLLSFDDTVEDLTAICQRNGGQIQ
- a CDS encoding DUF3990 domain-containing protein, translated to MNLFHGSNCDIKNIDLAMCKPYKDFGQSFYLTTILTQAREMARKVAERFGGNPVVNEFIFDDNDLSSLKVKVFPEPNQEWAEFVMANRSRTISHPADQYDLIVGPVANDDIATLFRTFDLGVIKIDELVQGLKSRKLNNQYAFRTERAIAFLQKKGNI
- a CDS encoding DUF3990 domain-containing protein; translated protein: MFSLHEPVVLYHGSFCEVTTPDLERCARYKDFGKGFYLTTDFAQAEAFAKITVRKSIANGTIAHTQNYGIVSHFEYTPRELMVHLFPTSDTNWLHCIVAHRMFGAFPDLIETYRQYDIIGGKIANDATNITLTNYMTGAYGVMGTKTADDFCIGLLLPERLKDQYCFRTTKALAQLKFLKSTRVWM
- a CDS encoding FaeA/PapI family transcriptional regulator; translated protein: MNDVERQIVGFIKSNGTVSTKETAKYIGLSITQTKEYLYRLVKANLVESFGGNRNKTYRLK
- a CDS encoding site-specific integrase, with the protein product MLFFDEAQRYLEQDKENLAPLTARTYYWNLKKIQYFRPDLDCSEINAQLIRDFRQHLQELGNKPNTVIKALSVLRNFTQKMLADGLISENPFEKLRVGRAYTQRGFLTTNELKKLYLNFQDRRRFLTETEQDVMRVFLFSCFTGLRYGDLRSLDASEIFDWKIRKQMHKTGDPVYIPIPLQARLLLPEKMEAGRVFRVVENSHFNRTLRSAAKKLGYHKHIHCHLARHTFATTCITLGISLPATSKLLGHRTVETTLIYAKFVDPFLDKEMKKFKRLG
- a CDS encoding DUF3791 domain-containing protein, coding for MNENMQITYMQARLVRLAAEQEHIPIPEMAKVFDRFGVFRYIRDMWELFHIEGDFAVLEDIKQYLAARGVPNVQSA